A window of the Fusarium poae strain DAOMC 252244 chromosome 3, whole genome shotgun sequence genome harbors these coding sequences:
- a CDS encoding hypothetical protein (SECRETED:SignalP(1-18)~BUSCO:17976at5125) gives MHLHQIAFLSVLLDICAGVPVQDSPRERLLKGLGIPDNYRGVTGGKKFPFTPGHRDPYDSPVDSVGDELDPLPWRNGLGASVLGPWNEARSRQNPDLVRPPSTDHGNLANMRWSFADSHIRIEASGWTRQTTIRELPTSIELAGVNMRLGEGVYRELHWHKEAEWAYVLDGEVRVTALDYEGGNFIDDLKKGDLWYFPSGVPHSLQGLSENGTEFLLIFDDGRFSEESTFVLTDWLAHTPKSVISKNFDLDPEVFNKLPAGEKYIFQGRTPGKISDEEPKGKKAKKSKYNFTHRMLDQTPLKTSGGQVRITDSKNFPISKTVAAAHAIIEPGAIREMHWHPSADEWSFFIKGRARVTIFAAEGTARTFDYVPGDVGIVPRNMGHFVENIGDEPIEMLEIFRSDEFRDISLFQWMGETPKKQVIDTLFANDPKNAERFWDKIKDADNEVITKPDFYKHKDETVGEL, from the exons ATGCATCTTCATCAAATTGCCTTCCTCTCTGTCCTTCTGGACATTTGTGCTGGTGTCCCAGTCCAAGACAGTCCCCGTGAGCGACTGCTCAAGGGACTCGGGATTCCAGACAACTACCGTGGTGTGACTGGCGGAAAGAAGTTCCCCTTCACTCCAGGTCACAGAGATCCCTATGACTCACCCGTGGACTCTGTCGGTGATGAGCTTGATCCCCTTCCTTGGCGCAATGGTCTCGGGGCGTCTGTTCTCGGACCCTGGAATGAGGCGCGATCGCGTCAGAACCCAGATCTCGTCAGACCACCCAGCACTGATCATGGCAACCTTGCCAACATGCGATGGAGTTTCGCAGACTCTCATATCCGTATTGAGGCAA GCGGTTGGACCCGTCAGACCACTATTCGCGAGCTTCCAACAAGTATTGAGCTTGCTGGCGTGAATATGCGCCTTGGCGAAGGTGTTTATCGTGAGCTTCACTGGCACAAGGAAGCCGAGTGGGCTTATGTCCTCGATGGAGAGGTTCGAGTAACTGCTCTCGATTACGAGGGTGGTAACTTTATTGACGACTTGAAGAAAGGAGATCTTTGG TACTTCCCTAGTGGAGTTCCTCACTCACTTCAGGGGCTCAGCGAGAACGGCACAGAGTTCCTCCTCATTTTTGATGACGGACGCTTTTCCGAAGAGTCAACATTTGTGCTTACTGACTGGCTCG CACACACACCCAAGTCAGTCATCTCTAAGAACTTCGACCTTGACCCAGAGGTCTTCAACAAGCTCCCCGCAGGAGAAAAGTACATTTTCCAAGGTCGTACCCCTGGTAAAATCTCAGACGAGGAACCCAAGgggaagaaggccaagaagtcCAAGTACAACTTCACACACCGCATGCTCGACCAAACTCCTCTCAAGACCAGTGGTGGTCAAGTCCGCATCACTGATTCGAAGAACTTTCCCATCTCCAAGACCGTCGCTGCCGCCCATGCCATCATCGAGCCTGGTGCTATCCGAGAGATGCACTGGCATCCTTCTGCCGATGAGTGGTCTTTCTTCATCAAGGGTCGCGCTAGAGTTACCATATTTGCTGCAGAGGGTACTGCTAGAACCTTTGACTACGTCCCCGGCGATGTCGGTATTGTCCCCCGAAACATGGGCCACTTTGTAGAGAACATTGGTGATGAGCCTATTGAGATGCTTGAGATTTTCCGATCGGATGAGTTTAGGGATATCTCCCTGTTCCAGTGGATGGGCGAGACACCAAAGAAGCAGGTCATTGATACGCTCTTTGCTAATGACCCCAAGAACGCTGAGAGGTTCTGGGATAAGATTAAGGATGCGGATAACGAGGTTATCACTAAGCCTGATTTCTACAAGCACAAGGATGAGACTGTCGGTGAGTTGTAA
- a CDS encoding hypothetical protein (TransMembrane:7 (i55-78o103-120i132-154o166-185i197-218o224-241i250-268o)) translates to MSESYGTISNGESRAENGISGQNDETQALLAPKPGSRSWLRTRLGSDVRRDWADVMLLACYIITGILDSASISTWGAFVSMQTGNTVYLGLGPTAGTNRWKKSGTSILSFAIGSFLFSRLHRVFTSSPRRKWVFCLSFGIQTIFIVAAASILTWGPKGAGPDDVPWYVIVPIALVAFQSCGQAVASRALKFNALTSVVLTSIYCDLFSDAGLFVGSNVERNRRVAAPVLLLIGAIIGGIIAKSELGTSGALWIAALLKLLVMFGWAVWPADEGSL, encoded by the exons ATGTCTGAATCTTACGGCACAATCTCCAATGGCGAAAGCAGAGCCGAAAATGGCATTTCTGGTCAAAATGACGAAACGCAAGCTCTCCTTGCACCAAAACCGGGATCTAGATCTTGGTTGCGCACGAGATTAGGTTCTGATGTTCGTCGAGATTGGGCGGATGTTATGCTTCTCGCATGTTATATCATAACAGGTATTCTTGACAGTGCTTCTATCTCCACGTGGGGTGCTTTCGTGTCCATGCAGACAG GTAACACGGTTTATCTCGGTCTTGGTCCAACGGCTGGGACGAACCGCTGGAAAAAGTCTGGAACCTCGATTCTGTCTTTTGCCATCGGATCGTTTCTTTTCAGTCGTCTGCATCGGGTTTTCACGTCCAGCCCGAGAAGAAAATGGGTCTTTTGCTTATCTTTCGGCATCCAGACAATTTTCATCGTGGCAGCAGCATCCATTCTGACATGGGGCCCGAAAGGCGCTGGTCCAGACGACGTGCCCTGGTACGTGATTGTACCAATCGCCCTCGTGGCCTTTCAAAGCTGTGGACAGGCCGTGGCGAGTAGAGCGCTCAAGTTCAACGCTCTAACCAGTGTCGTACTCACGAGCATCTACTGCGATTTGTTTTCAGATGCAGGGTTGTTTGTCGGTTCCAACGTGGAGAGGAATCGACGTGTGGCTGCACCGGTGCTGCTTCTCATCGGAGCCATTATTGGAGGGATTATTGCCAAGAGCGAACTGGGAACTTCAGGAGCGTTGTGGATTGCCGCTTTGCTCAAGTTACTCGTCATGTTTGGATGGGCTGTGTGGCCTGCAGATGAGGGGTCTTTGTGA
- a CDS encoding hypothetical protein (TransMembrane:11 (o56-72i84-103o137-155i160-182o212-231i243-266o305-324i336-356o376-396i403-423o435-462i)) yields the protein MNSLRNFQSDVKNDVTWNRAARLSVKGAKALPSGTVQYISDKVPIVGWLPRYNPRWIINDLIAGLTLGLMLIPQGLSYAKIANIPVEYGLMSSWLPAVIYAFMGSTKDVSTGPTSLIGLLTSENVHALQDRWTPSEIASATAFMMGIYGMILGFLKLGFLLEFISLPVLSGFITAIAITIILNQMDSLLGEENVRDGAANQIHDIFNELPNANGWACLIGFAGILFLTILEKSGKRWSKDNKVIWLLSTTRAFLALVLFTGISYGVNKNRGDDFLFDVVKVQSEGQQAPTMPKADLIPEVAGRSIAVFIGSAVEHLAIARAFAVKNSYTSDQSQELCYLGITNFFNSFFHAMGVGGAMSRTAVNSSCNVKSPLSGVVTMAVVLVCVYELVGALYWIPKATLAAIIITAVWGLISPPSTFYRYWKTSLADFISSMLALWVTLFHSSKVGIGCAVGFNIVYILLRQVFTRLTSIGADVESNQRPTWALESSHISPLTIPEDARIFTFNESIIFPNAFSNTTRVLDEIQTYHAAHYGGSHGPETERNWSVVGEKRITRLRKKANISDPSSLPEIGLVVLDFSRVNMLDTTAVTYFKNLVSNIKAYGGDDTEVRFANMNAVCRERVSRAGWRVDEVGANNELRGDLDDDGEPIYLYWDTRAAVVAPRRRGSVLSDDGKGHTLHEEKAEV from the exons ATGAATTCACTCAGAAATTTTCAATCTGATGTCAAAAACGACGTTACCTGGAATCGAGCAGCTCGACTGAGCGTCAAGGGAGCCAAAGCCCTTCCCTCAGGAACAGTGCAGTACATCAGCGACAAAGTTCCCATTGTTGGCTGGTTGCCACGATATAACCCACGATGGATCATCAATGATCTTATTGCTGGACTCACCTTGGGTCTGATGCTGATACCTCAGGGTTTGTCATATGCGAAGATTGCGAATATCCCTGTTGAGTATGGCTTGATGTCGAGTTGGTTGCCAGCTGTGATTTATGCATTCATGGGATCTACCAAGG ATGTTTCTACCGGCCCTACCTCACTCATCGGTCTCCTCACTTCCGAAAACGTCCACGCCCTACAAGACAGATGGACACCATCCGAAATCGCCTCTGCAACAGCTTTCATGATGGGTATTTACGGCATGATACTTGGCTTCTTGAAGCTCGGATTCCTCCTCGAATTCATATCCCTCCCCGTTCTTAGCGGGTTCATCACTGCTatcgccatcaccatcattcTCAACCAAATGGACTCACTCCTTGGTGAAGAGAATGTTCGCGACGGCGCAGCCAACCAGATCCATGATATCTTCAACGAACTCCCCAACGCAAACGGCTGGGCATGCCTCATTGGCTTCGCTGGAATCCTGTTCCTCACGATCCTTGAGAAGTCTGGAAAGAGGTGGAGCAAGGACAACAAAGTGATCTGGCTTCTGTCTACGACAAGAGCATTCCTTGCATTGGTGCTATTCACCGGTATCAGCTACGGAGTCAACAAGAACAGAGGAGACGACTTTCTCTTTGACGTCGTCAAGGTCCAGTCCGAAGGTCAACAAGCACCCACGATGCCAAAGGCAGACCTTATCCCTGAAGTCGCTGGTCGAAGTATCGCTGTTTTCATCGGATCTGCTGTTGAGCACTTAGCCATTGCCCGTGCCTTTGCAGTTAAGAACAGCTACACTTCTGATCAAAGTCAGGAGCTGTGCTACCTTGGTATTACTAACTTCTTCAACAGTTTTTTCCATGCTATGGGCGTTGGTGGAGCCATGTCTCGTACAGCTGTCAACTCCTCATGCAATGTCAAGTCTCCTCTCTCTGGTGTTGTGACTATGGCTGTCGTACTGGTTTGTGTGTATGAGCTTGTTGGAGCACTTTACTGGATCCCCAAGGCTACTCTGgctgccatcatcatcaccgctGTATGGGGTCTGATCTCTCCACCTTCGACTTTCTATCGGTACTGGAAGACATCATTGGCCGATTTTATCTCGTCCATGCTTGCACTCTGGGTTACCTTGTTTCATTCCAGCAAGGTTGGCATCGGCTGTGCTGTCGGTTTCAACATTGTCTACATTCTCCTTCGCCAAGTCTTCACTCGACTAACCTCTATTGGTGCCGATGTTGAATCCAACCAGAGACCTACTTGGGCACTTGAGAGTAGCCACATATCTCCACTTACCATCCCAGAGGACGCAAGAATCTTTACCTTTAACGAGTCGATCATCTTCCCCAACGCGTTTTCCAATACTACAAGGGTACTTGATGAGATCCAGACTTATCACGCAGCCCATTACGGTGGTAGCCATGGACCGGAAACAGAAAGGAACTGGTCTGTGGTGGGTGAAAAGAGGATCACACGTCTCCGCAAGAAGGCCAACATCAGTGATCCCTCATCACTGCCCGAAATTGGACTGGTCGTCTTGGACTTTTCTCGTGTCAACATGCTCGATACGACAGCAGTTACATACTTCAAGAACCTTGTTTCAAATATCAAGGCTTATGGCGGGGACGACACCGAGGTCAGGTTTGCAAACATGAATGCTGTCTGTCGCGAACGAGTTTCACGGGCGGGTTGGCGCGTGGATGAAGTTGGTGCAAATAATGAGCTTCGGGGTGAtttggatgatgatggtgagccTATCTATTTATACTGGGATACCAGAGCAGCTGTGGTGGCgccgaggaggagaggaTCGGTGTTGAGTGATGACGGGAAGGGCCATACTCTTCATGAAGAAAAGGCTGAAGTATGA